In the Granulosicoccus antarcticus IMCC3135 genome, GAATCTGCTTCTTTCCTTGCTCATTTACGCCGATAACCGTTAGTGCACACAGTTTGCTGTCGTCACTGCGAAGACCTGAGTGGATACCGTCAACCCAGACGTATACCCATTGATCTTTATCCAGTGGGGCCTGGCACCAAGCCTCGTACTCCTCGCCCCATACCTGCTTGAGTCGTGAGATTGTGCTGGCTGATAAGCCCTTGGCTTCCGGGCCGACCAGCACTTCCAGAGCGCTCTGCATCTCGCCGCTGGAGATGCCTTTGAGGTACAGCCAGGGCAAGGCAGCTTCGATTGATTTCGTTCTGCGAACATAGGGTGGCACCAGCGCTGAGCGAAAGGTGACCGGCTCTCCATCACGTGCTCGCACCTTCGGTACTTTCACTGTGACGGGGCCGATTCCGGTCTGGATCTCACGCTCCGGCTGGTGGCCATTGCGCACGACTGCCGCACGTCCATTGGCCAAGGTTCTGTCCTGGAACTGCGACAGAAAATCACTGACTTCTGCTTCGATGGCTTGGGCTAGCAACTGCCGTGCTCCTGTCTGCAATAGCTGAGTCAAGAGATCTGTATTTTCGTCTCGACCTTCGAACTGAACAACGTTATCCTTCTTCATGGCGGTGTTTCTCTGTTGGTGGATTGAACGTGTGGTAACGCCAATCAACCAGAAACGCCGCTTTTTTTCAACCTTGCTCAGACACCAGAATCAACCATACCTCATCATATCGATGTCAACAGGCCTACGTGTGCCCGTGGAAGTACAGAGTCTGATATAGAAGGCTGAAAATCAAGCCCAAACCTTCAGAAAGTACAGCACAATCCCGCTGGCTTCAAATCCATAGCCGTCACAGATTTACCAACTTAGGCCTCACGCACAGTTAGATTTGCAACAAATCTACACACTAACAAAGTCCGCTTCAAGGTAAGCGTCCGAGCTGAACCGCATTGACCATTCGGGCAACGCAGTAGTTATCCGACGACAGCCTCTTCCAGTGTGACATTCCATGGCAGGAACTCGTCAACACGGTTTACCGGATGATCAGCGATCTTGCTCAGGACATGACGCAAATAGGCTTCAGGATCCAGGCCGTTTAACTTGGCCGAGTTGAGCAACCCATACAGCATCGCTGCCGCATGACCACCCGCATCTGAACCCGCGAACAAGTAATTTTTTCGCTTATGGAAAATATTCCATAAGCGAAAAAACTTTCTCTTCGCCGATACACCCGCTGGCGCCGAGGCCAGCGCGATAATTTGTAGTCTGTTGAAAACTGCGAAAATCAGCGGACAACATCCACAGAGATATCTTGGTGTTCTACTGAGCGAACTACCCAATGTGCAGAGGGTCGAGGACGTCGAGGCACTGTTGCCGTGGAACATCACACCTGACGAGATCAATCGTCGGTATGCAACGTATCCAGTCCCCTAGCGCTACCACACTGCGACAGCAAATTGTTTGAGCCTCATGGATGTGAGCGGTGCGTCGCTTACCTGCAGCTGGCATTGTCTCCGACCGGTTGCAAGGCAGGCCGCTGGCC is a window encoding:
- a CDS encoding transposase domain-containing protein — its product is MKTAKISGQHPQRYLGVLLSELPNVQRVEDVEALLPWNITPDEINRRYATYPVP